In a genomic window of Streptococcus oralis subsp. tigurinus:
- a CDS encoding HsdM family class I SAM-dependent methyltransferase produces the protein MAKKEVNTDLWVHELLKEAGIRENFDAQGSNVKEINEALKTASKKGTGNSGFPEYVGIVKDFLIIIEDKPGLSKHINYTDDDLIADDVKSNTDYAVNGAVFYAKHLADKVSYKKIIAVGISGNEKKHRITPVFVNERGEYFELADIETLISFSIDNIDEYYVKEILQEETNFEKETAEILKDAATLHNDLRNYGNIEEKNKPLIVSGILLALRETEHGNFSLESLTGDTVKTDGSKIYTAIKSNLQRANVSPEVKKDKLLSQFAIIRDDVKINEKNANLGKTPIKHFTEFLYKSIYQSLRYNSSAEDYLGRFYGEFMSYSGGDGQNLGIVLTPKHITELFCDLVDLKPTDKVFDPTCGTAGFLIAAMHDMLTKAENDSQRDQIRKHQLFGIEEQSYMFTIATTNMILRGDGKSNLENQDFLRQNPSKLQLKQCNVGMMNPPYSMGSTANTDLYEINFTEHLLNSLVEGAKAVVIVPQSTFTGKTKFEKETKQNILKHHTLEGVITLNKNTFYGVGTNPCIAVFTAGIPHRPEKECKFINFENDGFEVSKHIGLVETATAKDKKQHLLDVWFDRTEAETKFCVQTTIEADDEWLHSFYYFNDEIPSEEDFQKTIADYLTFEVNMITHGRGYLFGIEEKENYQEITDIEELPMVAEKGDDYE, from the coding sequence ATGGCAAAAAAAGAAGTAAATACTGATTTATGGGTTCATGAACTTTTAAAAGAAGCAGGAATCCGTGAAAATTTTGATGCGCAGGGAAGTAATGTTAAAGAGATTAATGAAGCACTGAAGACTGCTTCGAAAAAAGGGACTGGAAATTCAGGCTTCCCAGAATACGTTGGAATTGTTAAAGACTTCTTAATCATTATTGAAGATAAACCTGGATTATCAAAACATATCAATTATACAGATGATGATTTGATTGCTGATGATGTCAAATCAAATACAGACTATGCAGTAAACGGAGCGGTCTTTTATGCTAAACATTTAGCAGATAAGGTTAGTTACAAAAAAATCATTGCTGTTGGAATTAGTGGCAATGAAAAAAAACATCGCATTACTCCTGTTTTTGTAAATGAACGTGGTGAATATTTTGAACTTGCGGATATTGAGACCCTTATTTCCTTTTCAATAGATAATATTGATGAGTATTACGTAAAAGAGATTCTTCAAGAAGAAACCAATTTTGAAAAAGAAACTGCTGAAATTTTAAAAGATGCCGCGACTTTACACAATGATTTGAGAAATTACGGCAATATTGAGGAAAAGAACAAACCTCTGATTGTTTCAGGAATTCTGTTAGCATTGAGAGAAACGGAGCATGGAAACTTCTCTCTGGAAAGTTTAACTGGAGATACTGTAAAAACAGACGGCTCAAAGATTTATACTGCCATCAAGTCTAACCTTCAGCGCGCTAATGTGTCTCCTGAAGTAAAAAAAGATAAACTACTTAGTCAGTTTGCTATCATTAGAGACGATGTGAAAATTAATGAAAAAAATGCTAATCTAGGTAAAACACCTATCAAACATTTCACAGAATTTCTTTATAAGAGTATTTATCAAAGTTTAAGATATAACAGTTCTGCTGAAGATTATCTAGGTCGTTTTTACGGAGAATTCATGTCTTACTCTGGAGGAGATGGCCAGAACTTAGGCATTGTTTTAACACCAAAGCATATCACGGAACTGTTTTGTGATTTGGTTGATTTGAAACCGACGGATAAGGTTTTTGATCCGACTTGCGGTACAGCAGGCTTCCTAATCGCTGCTATGCATGATATGTTAACAAAAGCAGAAAATGATTCTCAACGTGACCAAATTCGGAAACATCAGCTCTTCGGGATTGAAGAACAATCTTATATGTTTACAATTGCTACGACGAATATGATATTACGAGGTGATGGGAAAAGTAACCTTGAAAACCAAGACTTTCTACGCCAAAATCCTAGTAAGCTTCAGCTAAAACAATGCAACGTTGGTATGATGAATCCGCCATATTCAATGGGTTCGACAGCCAATACAGATCTGTATGAAATCAACTTTACAGAACACCTGTTAAATTCTTTAGTTGAAGGTGCTAAGGCGGTTGTCATCGTTCCTCAGTCCACCTTTACAGGGAAGACCAAGTTTGAAAAAGAAACTAAACAAAATATTTTAAAACACCATACTTTAGAAGGTGTTATTACACTTAATAAAAATACCTTTTATGGCGTGGGAACAAACCCTTGTATTGCAGTATTTACAGCTGGTATACCGCATCGTCCGGAAAAAGAATGCAAATTTATCAACTTTGAAAATGATGGTTTTGAAGTCTCTAAACACATCGGTCTAGTTGAAACAGCTACGGCTAAAGATAAAAAACAACACTTGCTTGATGTCTGGTTTGATCGCACTGAAGCAGAAACTAAGTTCTGTGTTCAAACAACGATTGAAGCTGATGATGAGTGGCTCCACTCTTTCTATTACTTTAATGATGAAATTCCTTCTGAGGAAGATTTTCAAAAGACCATTGCAGATTATCTAACTTTTGAAGTCAATATGATTACTCATGGACGAGGTTATCTTTTCGGAATAGAAGAGAAAGAGAATTACCAAGAAATTACCGATATTGAGGAACTTCCGATGGTAGCGGAAAAAGGTGACGATTATGAATGA
- a CDS encoding GNAT family N-acetyltransferase, which translates to MARVTLPERIETERLVLRVRTVADAEDIFDYASLPEVSYPAGFPPVKILEDEIYYLEHILPERNEKDNLPAGYGIVVKGTDTIIGSVDFPHRHEDDVLEIGYTLHPNYWGLGYVPEAARALIDLAFKELDLHKIELTCFGYNLQSQRVAEKLGFTLEARIRDRTDVQGNRCDSLIYGLLRSEWEI; encoded by the coding sequence ATGGCAAGAGTAACATTACCTGAGCGAATCGAAACGGAGCGACTGGTCTTGCGAGTCCGCACAGTGGCGGATGCTGAGGATATATTTGACTATGCCAGTCTTCCAGAAGTTTCTTATCCCGCTGGTTTTCCACCCGTCAAGATCTTGGAAGATGAGATTTATTATCTGGAGCACATTCTTCCCGAACGCAATGAAAAGGACAATCTCCCAGCTGGTTATGGCATTGTGGTCAAAGGAACTGATACAATCATCGGCTCTGTTGATTTTCCTCATCGACACGAAGACGACGTGCTGGAGATTGGCTATACCTTGCACCCAAACTATTGGGGTCTAGGTTATGTTCCAGAGGCGGCACGTGCCTTGATTGACCTAGCTTTTAAAGAACTTGATCTTCACAAGATTGAACTGACTTGCTTTGGGTATAACCTTCAAAGTCAACGAGTTGCAGAGAAACTTGGCTTTACCCTCGAAGCCCGCATCCGGGACAGAACGGATGTTCAAGGAAACCGCTGTGACAGTCTGATATATGGCTTGCTGAGGAGTGAGTGGGAAATTTAG
- a CDS encoding flavin reductase family protein, which yields MKQSFKTSKLYYGFPIFILGYQDQNFGHNITTCSSSYSLGDWLVIGVGAEENAAEQIKHFQKFTVNIPDENLMLEMEQAGFISHREKLGHLGLDYEISEQTQAPILKACPVVLDCQVDRIIEEDGICHIFAKILERLADPELLDDKGHFKNDRFSPTYFMGDGHQRVYRYLDDRVDPMGNFIKKARRKDGKSNIT from the coding sequence ATGAAGCAATCTTTTAAAACAAGTAAGCTCTACTATGGCTTTCCTATCTTCATTTTGGGATATCAGGATCAGAATTTTGGGCACAATATTACGACCTGTAGCTCCTCTTATAGCTTGGGAGATTGGCTAGTCATAGGTGTTGGTGCTGAGGAAAATGCGGCTGAGCAAATCAAGCATTTCCAGAAGTTTACTGTGAACATACCTGATGAAAACCTCATGCTCGAAATGGAGCAGGCTGGTTTTATTAGCCATCGAGAAAAGTTGGGACACTTGGGGCTAGACTATGAGATTTCTGAACAGACTCAGGCACCGATTTTAAAGGCCTGTCCAGTCGTATTGGACTGTCAGGTAGATAGGATTATCGAGGAAGACGGCATCTGCCATATCTTTGCCAAGATTCTCGAGCGACTTGCTGATCCTGAGCTCTTGGATGACAAGGGGCATTTTAAAAATGACCGTTTTTCGCCAACTTACTTTATGGGGGACGGCCACCAGCGCGTTTATCGTTATTTAGATGATCGTGTCGACCCTATGGGGAACTTCATCAAGAAAGCGAGGAGGAAGGATGGCAAGAGTAACATTACCTGA
- a CDS encoding helix-hairpin-helix domain-containing protein: MSKKLQRKKQLRNSLRRSGAFSSTVTKVVEETKKVVKHAEKSASEAGKVVSKKVEQAVEATKEQAQKVTSSVEEFAANLGGLSVDRAKTFYDEGIKSAADFKNWTEKELLALKGIGPATIKKLKENGIKFK, from the coding sequence ATGTCAAAGAAACTCCAACGGAAAAAACAATTACGAAACAGCCTTCGTCGTTCAGGTGCATTTTCAAGTACGGTGACCAAGGTTGTCGAAGAAACAAAAAAAGTTGTGAAACATGCAGAAAAATCTGCTAGCGAAGCAGGGAAAGTTGTCTCTAAAAAAGTGGAACAAGCAGTAGAAGCAACTAAAGAGCAAGCTCAAAAAGTTACAAGCTCTGTAGAAGAATTCGCAGCCAACCTAGGTGGACTCTCAGTAGATCGAGCTAAGACTTTCTATGATGAAGGGATCAAGTCGGCTGCTGACTTTAAAAACTGGACTGAAAAAGAACTCCTTGCTTTGAAAGGGATTGGCCCAGCTACCATCAAGAAATTAAAAGAAAACGGCATCAAGTTCAAGTAA
- a CDS encoding DUF898 family protein, protein MNNESYFDGGLLSYVGYAILAMLIIVFTIGIATPWAVCMMQNWKVNHTVIDGRRLYFDGTGSQLFGNWIKWFLLTIITLGIYSFWLHIKMEQWITKHTHHV, encoded by the coding sequence ATGAATAATGAAAGTTACTTTGATGGTGGTCTTTTGAGCTACGTTGGATATGCTATCCTAGCCATGCTTATCATAGTTTTTACTATTGGAATCGCTACGCCTTGGGCAGTTTGTATGATGCAAAACTGGAAAGTCAATCACACTGTCATCGATGGGCGTCGCCTCTATTTTGACGGAACAGGTTCTCAATTATTCGGGAACTGGATCAAGTGGTTCTTGCTCACCATCATCACTTTGGGCATCTATTCATTCTGGTTGCATATTAAAATGGAACAATGGATTACCAAACACACACATCACGTATAA
- a CDS encoding DUF1912 family protein, with amino-acid sequence MSYEQEFMKEFEAWVNTQIVINDMAHKESQKVYEEDQDERAKDAMIRYESRLDAYKFLLGKFENFKAGKGFHDLPEGLFGERNY; translated from the coding sequence ATGAGTTACGAACAGGAATTTATGAAGGAATTTGAAGCTTGGGTCAATACCCAGATCGTGATCAACGACATGGCGCACAAGGAAAGTCAAAAAGTTTACGAAGAAGACCAAGACGAGCGTGCCAAAGATGCCATGATTCGCTACGAAAGCCGCTTGGATGCCTACAAGTTTTTGCTGGGTAAGTTTGAAAATTTCAAAGCAGGAAAGGGATTCCATGATCTACCAGAGGGCTTGTTTGGTGAGCGAAACTATTAA
- a CDS encoding DUF438 domain-containing protein, whose protein sequence is MADERIHILRDILLELHNGASPESVQERFDATFTGVSAIEISLMEHELMNSDSGVTFEDVMELCDVHANLFKNAVKGVEVEDTEHPGHPVRVFKDENLALRAALIRIRRLLDTYESMEDEEMLAEMRKGLVRQMGLLGQFDIHYQRKEELFFPIMERYGHDSPPKVMWGVDDQIRELFQTALKTVKSLPEVSISSVKEDFKAFATEFESMIFKEESILLMILLESFTQDDWLQIAAESDAYGYAIIRPSEKWVPERQSFVEEKSAEEAVQIDTAEGQVQQVIDTPEGQFTITFTPKEKEAVLDRHSQQAFGNGFLSVEQANLILNHLPMEITFVNKDDIFQYYNDNAPADEMIFKRTPSQVGRNVELCHPPKYLDKVKAVMKGLREGKKDKYEMWFKSESRGKFVHITYAAVHDENGEFQGVLEYVQDIQPYREIDTDYFRGLE, encoded by the coding sequence ATGGCAGATGAACGGATTCATATCCTACGGGATATTTTATTAGAATTGCACAATGGCGCCTCTCCTGAGTCAGTTCAGGAGCGTTTTGATGCGACCTTTACAGGTGTGTCAGCCATCGAGATTTCCCTCATGGAGCACGAGCTGATGAACTCAGACTCAGGTGTTACCTTTGAAGATGTCATGGAGCTCTGTGATGTCCATGCCAATCTTTTTAAAAATGCTGTTAAGGGCGTCGAAGTGGAGGATACTGAACACCCTGGCCACCCAGTTCGCGTCTTCAAGGATGAAAATCTGGCTCTCCGTGCAGCTTTGATTCGCATTCGGAGACTGTTGGATACCTATGAGTCTATGGAAGATGAGGAAATGCTGGCAGAGATGCGCAAGGGCTTGGTCCGTCAAATGGGACTTTTGGGGCAATTTGACATCCACTATCAGCGCAAGGAAGAGCTCTTCTTTCCTATCATGGAGCGCTATGGACACGATTCACCTCCAAAAGTTATGTGGGGAGTGGATGACCAGATCAGGGAACTCTTTCAAACAGCTCTAAAGACAGTCAAGTCACTACCAGAAGTGTCGATTAGTAGTGTAAAAGAAGATTTTAAAGCTTTTGCGACAGAGTTTGAGAGCATGATTTTCAAAGAAGAGTCCATTCTTCTCATGATTCTCCTCGAGTCTTTTACTCAGGATGACTGGCTTCAGATTGCGGCGGAGAGCGACGCCTATGGCTATGCCATCATCCGTCCGTCTGAGAAATGGGTTCCAGAACGCCAGAGCTTTGTTGAGGAAAAGAGTGCAGAGGAGGCCGTGCAGATAGACACGGCCGAAGGCCAAGTGCAGCAAGTTATCGATACACCAGAAGGCCAGTTTACCATTACCTTTACCCCTAAGGAAAAAGAAGCAGTGCTGGACCGCCATAGCCAACAGGCTTTTGGCAATGGCTTTCTCTCAGTCGAGCAGGCCAACCTCATCCTCAATCACCTCCCTATGGAGATTACCTTTGTCAATAAAGACGACATTTTCCAGTATTACAATGACAATGCGCCAGCTGATGAGATGATTTTCAAACGGACACCGTCCCAAGTCGGGCGCAATGTTGAACTCTGCCATCCACCTAAGTACCTAGACAAGGTGAAGGCTGTTATGAAAGGTCTTCGTGAAGGTAAAAAGGACAAGTATGAAATGTGGTTCAAGTCAGAGTCGCGAGGCAAATTTGTCCACATCACCTATGCTGCGGTACACGATGAGAACGGAGAATTCCAAGGCGTGTTGGAGTATGTTCAGGATATCCAGCCCTACCGAGAGATTGATACGGACTATTTCCGTGGATTAGAATAA
- a CDS encoding DUF1858 domain-containing protein — protein MDNIIDVSIPVAEVVDKHPEVLEILVELGFKPLANPLMRNTVGRKVSLKQGSKLEGTPMDKIVRTLEANGYEVIGLD, from the coding sequence ATGGACAATATCATCGATGTGTCAATACCCGTTGCAGAAGTGGTAGACAAGCACCCGGAAGTCTTGGAAATCCTAGTGGAGCTCGGTTTTAAACCACTTGCTAATCCCTTGATGCGCAATACAGTCGGTCGCAAGGTATCTCTTAAACAGGGTTCGAAGCTTGAAGGAACTCCTATGGACAAGATTGTCCGCACACTGGAAGCGAATGGTTACGAAGTGATTGGATTAGACTAA
- the rbfA gene encoding 30S ribosome-binding factor RbfA, with product MANHFRTDRVGMEIKREVNEILQKKVRDPRVQGVTITDVQMLGDLSVAKVYYTILSNLASDNQKAQIGLEKATGTIKRELGRNLKLYKIPDLTFVKDESIEYGNKIDEMLRNLDKN from the coding sequence ATGGCAAATCATTTCCGTACGGATCGTGTGGGCATGGAAATCAAGCGTGAAGTCAATGAGATTTTGCAAAAGAAAGTCCGTGATCCGCGTGTCCAAGGTGTGACCATTACAGATGTTCAGATGCTAGGTGACTTGTCTGTTGCTAAGGTTTACTACACCATTTTGAGTAACCTTGCTTCGGATAACCAAAAAGCTCAAATCGGGCTTGAAAAAGCAACTGGTACCATCAAACGTGAACTTGGTCGCAATTTGAAATTGTACAAAATCCCAGATTTAACCTTCGTCAAAGACGAATCCATTGAATATGGAAACAAGATTGACGAGATGTTACGCAATCTGGATAAAAACTAA
- the infB gene encoding translation initiation factor IF-2 — MSKKRLYEIAKELGKESKEVVARAKELGLDVKSHSSSVEAAAAERIAASFKPAPAPKAEAKPATPKASVEKKVEKPASAKPAVAKEESKPAAPVAPKEEKVVAARPQSRNFKAEREARAKEQAERRKQNKGNNRDQQQNGNRQKNDGRNGGKPGQGNRDNRRFNDQGKKPQGQGNRGNNRRQQQDFQPKPAGPRVDFKARAAALKAEQNAEYARSSEERFKQSQAAKEALAQANKRKEPEEIFEEAAKLAEQTQPAVTVVPVAKEAPVDTRRKKQARPDKERDDYDHEEDGPRKQQKNRSSQNQVRNQRNSNWNNNKKNKKGNNKNNRNQTPKPVTERKFHELPTEFEYTDGMTVAEIAKRIKREPAEIVKKLFMMGIMATQNQSLDGETIELLMVDYGIEAKQKVEVDNADIERFFVEDGYLNEDELVERPPVVTIMGHVDHGKTTLLDTLRNSRVATGEAGGITQHIGAYQIVENGKKITFLDTPGHAAFTSMRARGASVTDITILVVAADDGVMPQTIEAINHSKAANVPIIVAINKIDKPGANPERVIGELAEHGVMSTAWGGDSEFVEISAKFNQNIDELLETVLLVAEIQELKADPTVRAIGTVIEARLDKGKGAVATLLVQQGTLNVQDPIVVGNTFGRVRAMTNDLGRRVKVAGPSTPVSITGLNEAPMAGDHFAVYEDEKSARAAGEERAKRALMKQRQATQRVSLENLFDTLKAGELKSVNVIIKADVQGSVEALSASLQKIDVEGVKVTIVHSAVGAINESDVTLAEASNAFIVGFNVRPTPQARQQAEADDVEIRLHSIIYKVIEEMEEAMKGMLDPEFEEKIIGEAIIRETFKVSKVGTIGGFMVTSGKVTRDSKVRVIRDGVVIFDGELASLKHYKDDVKEVTNGREGGLMIEGYNDIKTDDVIEAYIMEEIKR; from the coding sequence TTGTCTAAGAAAAGATTGTACGAAATCGCAAAAGAACTTGGAAAAGAAAGTAAAGAAGTTGTAGCGCGTGCAAAAGAGTTGGGCTTGGATGTAAAAAGCCACTCATCGAGCGTGGAAGCTGCTGCTGCTGAGCGAATCGCAGCGAGCTTTAAGCCTGCACCTGCTCCTAAGGCAGAAGCAAAACCTGCGACACCAAAAGCAAGTGTAGAAAAGAAGGTGGAAAAGCCTGCATCAGCTAAACCAGCTGTTGCTAAGGAAGAAAGTAAACCAGCTGCACCTGTAGCTCCTAAGGAAGAAAAAGTAGTGGCAGCGAGACCACAAAGTCGAAACTTCAAAGCGGAGCGTGAGGCGCGTGCTAAAGAGCAGGCAGAGCGACGCAAACAAAACAAGGGCAACAACCGTGACCAACAACAAAACGGCAACCGTCAGAAAAATGACGGCCGTAATGGTGGTAAACCTGGTCAAGGAAACCGCGACAATCGCCGTTTTAACGACCAAGGGAAAAAACCACAAGGTCAAGGGAATCGTGGCAATAATCGCCGTCAGCAACAAGATTTCCAGCCAAAACCAGCTGGACCACGTGTTGACTTTAAAGCCCGTGCAGCAGCCCTAAAAGCAGAGCAAAATGCAGAGTACGCACGCTCAAGCGAGGAGCGCTTCAAACAATCGCAAGCTGCTAAAGAAGCCTTGGCTCAAGCTAATAAACGCAAGGAGCCAGAGGAAATCTTTGAAGAAGCTGCTAAGTTAGCTGAACAAACGCAACCAGCAGTAACAGTAGTTCCTGTAGCGAAAGAAGCGCCAGTGGATACACGTCGTAAAAAACAAGCTCGACCAGACAAAGAACGTGATGATTATGATCACGAAGAAGATGGTCCTAGAAAACAACAAAAGAATCGAAGTAGTCAAAATCAAGTGAGAAATCAAAGAAATAGTAACTGGAATAACAATAAGAAGAACAAAAAAGGCAATAACAAGAACAACCGTAACCAGACTCCAAAACCTGTTACAGAGCGCAAGTTCCATGAATTGCCAACAGAATTCGAATATACAGATGGTATGACTGTTGCGGAAATCGCAAAACGTATCAAACGTGAACCAGCTGAAATCGTTAAGAAACTCTTTATGATGGGGATTATGGCCACACAAAACCAATCCTTGGATGGAGAAACCATTGAACTCCTCATGGTGGATTACGGTATCGAAGCCAAACAAAAGGTTGAAGTGGACAATGCGGACATCGAGCGTTTCTTCGTCGAAGATGGTTATCTCAATGAAGATGAATTGGTTGAGCGTCCACCAGTTGTGACCATCATGGGGCACGTTGACCATGGTAAAACCACCCTTCTAGATACCCTTCGTAACTCTCGTGTTGCAACAGGAGAAGCAGGTGGTATCACTCAGCATATTGGTGCCTACCAAATCGTTGAAAACGGCAAGAAGATTACCTTCCTTGATACACCAGGACACGCGGCCTTTACATCGATGCGTGCGCGTGGTGCATCTGTTACCGATATCACCATCTTGGTCGTAGCGGCAGACGACGGGGTTATGCCTCAGACTATCGAAGCCATCAACCACTCAAAAGCAGCCAACGTTCCAATCATTGTAGCCATCAACAAGATTGATAAACCTGGTGCCAACCCAGAACGCGTTATCGGTGAATTGGCAGAACACGGTGTCATGTCAACTGCTTGGGGTGGAGATTCTGAGTTTGTCGAAATTTCAGCTAAGTTCAACCAAAATATCGATGAACTCTTGGAAACGGTCCTTCTTGTGGCTGAAATCCAAGAACTCAAGGCAGACCCAACAGTGCGTGCTATCGGTACGGTTATCGAAGCTCGCTTGGATAAAGGGAAAGGTGCGGTCGCAACCCTTCTTGTGCAACAAGGTACTCTGAATGTGCAAGACCCTATCGTTGTCGGAAATACCTTCGGTCGTGTCCGTGCTATGACCAATGACCTTGGTCGTCGTGTCAAGGTTGCTGGACCATCAACGCCAGTTTCTATCACAGGTTTGAACGAAGCACCGATGGCGGGTGACCACTTTGCTGTTTACGAAGATGAAAAATCTGCGCGTGCAGCCGGTGAAGAACGTGCCAAACGTGCTCTTATGAAACAACGTCAAGCTACCCAACGTGTCAGCCTTGAAAACCTATTTGATACGCTTAAAGCGGGTGAACTCAAGTCTGTTAACGTTATCATCAAGGCCGACGTACAAGGTTCAGTTGAAGCCCTTTCTGCCTCGCTTCAAAAGATCGATGTAGAAGGTGTGAAAGTTACTATCGTTCACTCAGCAGTCGGTGCTATCAATGAATCTGATGTGACGCTTGCGGAAGCTTCAAATGCCTTTATCGTTGGATTCAACGTACGCCCTACACCACAAGCGCGTCAACAAGCCGAAGCTGACGATGTAGAAATCCGTCTCCACAGCATTATCTACAAGGTTATCGAAGAGATGGAAGAAGCCATGAAAGGGATGCTCGATCCTGAATTCGAAGAAAAAATTATCGGTGAAGCAATCATCCGTGAAACCTTTAAGGTGTCTAAAGTGGGAACCATCGGTGGATTCATGGTTACGAGTGGTAAAGTTACCCGTGACTCTAAAGTCCGTGTTATCCGTGACGGTGTTGTTATCTTTGACGGTGAACTCGCAAGCTTGAAACACTACAAAGACGACGTCAAAGAAGTTACGAACGGTCGTGAAGGTGGATTGATGATTGAGGGCTACAATGATATCAAGACGGATGATGTGATTGAGGCCTATATCATGGAAGAAATCAAACGATAA
- a CDS encoding YlxQ-related RNA-binding protein: MNKQKISNLLGLAQRAGRIISGEELVIKAIQDQKAKLVFLAHDAGPNLTKKIHDKSDYYQVEVITVFSTLELSIAVGKSRKVLAVTDAGFTKKMRSLME, encoded by the coding sequence TTGAATAAGCAAAAGATAAGTAATCTCTTGGGACTTGCTCAACGAGCAGGCCGGATCATATCGGGTGAGGAATTGGTGATCAAGGCTATCCAAGACCAGAAAGCCAAGCTAGTCTTTCTAGCTCATGATGCTGGTCCCAATCTAACCAAGAAGATTCACGATAAAAGTGACTATTATCAAGTAGAAGTTATAACCGTGTTTTCAACACTGGAATTAAGCATAGCAGTCGGAAAATCGAGAAAAGTTTTGGCTGTGACAGATGCTGGATTTACAAAGAAAATGAGGTCTCTTATGGAATAG
- the rnpM gene encoding RNase P modulator RnpM, translating to MKTRKIPLRKSVVSNEVIDKRDLLRIVKNKEGQVFIDPTGKANGRGAYIKLDNAEALEAKKKKVFNRSFNMEVEESFYDELIAYVDHKVKRRELGLE from the coding sequence ATGAAAACAAGAAAAATCCCTTTGCGCAAGTCTGTTGTATCCAACGAAGTGATTGATAAGCGTGATTTGCTCCGCATTGTCAAGAACAAAGAAGGACAGGTCTTTATCGATCCGACAGGCAAGGCCAATGGCCGTGGCGCTTATATCAAGCTAGACAATGCCGAAGCCCTAGAGGCAAAAAAGAAGAAAGTCTTTAACCGCAGCTTTAACATGGAAGTGGAAGAAAGCTTTTATGACGAGTTGATCGCTTATGTGGATCACAAAGTGAAAAGAAGAGAGTTAGGACTTGAATAA
- the nusA gene encoding transcription termination factor NusA has translation MSKEMLEAFRILEEDKGIKKEDIIDAVVESLRSAYRRRYGQSDSVAIDFNEKTGDFTVYTVREVVDEVFDSRLEISLKDALAINSAYELGDKIKFEEAPAEFGRVAAQSAKQTIMEKMRKQTRAITYNTYKEHEQEIMSGTVERFDNRFIYVNLGSIEAQLSKQDQIPGEVFASHDRIEVYVYKVEDNPRGVNVFVSRSHPEMIKRLMEQEIPEVYDGTVEIMSVAREAGDRTKVAVRSHNPNVDAIGTIVGRGGANIKKITSKFHPARYDAKSDRMIPVEENIDVIEWVADPAEFIYNAIAPAEVDQVIFDENDSKRALVVVPDNKLSLAIGRRGQNVRLAAHLTGYRIDIKSASEFEAMEEAGQVDYAAADELTEE, from the coding sequence ATGAGTAAAGAAATGCTAGAGGCCTTCCGCATTTTGGAAGAAGACAAGGGAATCAAAAAAGAAGACATCATCGACGCAGTAGTAGAGTCGCTTCGTTCCGCTTATCGCAGACGCTATGGTCAATCTGACAGCGTAGCTATTGACTTCAACGAAAAAACGGGTGACTTTACAGTTTATACTGTCCGTGAAGTGGTTGATGAAGTATTTGATAGCCGTTTGGAAATCAGTTTGAAAGATGCTCTTGCCATTAATTCTGCCTATGAGCTTGGTGACAAAATCAAATTTGAAGAAGCGCCAGCTGAGTTTGGTCGTGTAGCAGCCCAATCTGCTAAACAAACCATCATGGAAAAAATGCGCAAGCAAACACGTGCCATCACTTACAATACTTATAAAGAACATGAACAAGAAATCATGTCTGGTACAGTAGAAAGATTTGACAACCGCTTTATTTACGTCAACCTTGGCAGCATCGAAGCCCAATTGTCCAAACAAGACCAAATCCCTGGAGAAGTCTTTGCTTCCCACGACCGTATCGAAGTCTACGTTTACAAGGTTGAAGACAATCCTCGTGGTGTCAACGTATTTGTTAGCCGTAGCCATCCAGAAATGATCAAACGCTTGATGGAGCAAGAAATTCCAGAAGTCTACGATGGAACTGTTGAAATCATGAGCGTAGCCCGCGAAGCTGGTGACCGTACGAAAGTTGCCGTTCGTAGTCACAATCCAAACGTGGACGCTATCGGGACAATCGTTGGACGTGGTGGTGCCAATATCAAGAAAATCACCAGCAAATTCCACCCAGCTCGTTACGATGCCAAGAGCGACCGCATGATTCCTGTCGAAGAAAATATAGATGTTATCGAGTGGGTAGCAGATCCAGCTGAGTTTATCTACAATGCTATCGCACCAGCAGAAGTTGACCAAGTTATCTTTGATGAAAATGACAGCAAACGTGCCTTGGTCGTTGTACCTGATAACAAGCTTTCTCTTGCCATCGGTCGTCGTGGACAAAACGTTCGCTTGGCAGCTCACTTGACGGGTTACCGTATCGATATCAAGTCTGCCAGTGAGTTTGAAGCTATGGAAGAAGCAGGTCAAGTGGATTACGCAGCTGCGGATGAATTGACAGAAGAATAA